Genomic segment of Candidatus Delongbacteria bacterium:
ACGTCGCGCACCTCAAAGCCGGCGCGTTCGCGCGTCAGGCCGCCGGGGCCCAAGGCCGAGAGGCGGCGTTTGTGGGTCAGTTCCGCCAAGGGGTTGACCTGGTCCATGAACTGGCTCAGCTGGTTGGTGCCGAAGAAGGTGTTCACCACGCTCGACACCGTGCGGACGTTGATCAGGTCCTGGGGCGTCAGGCGCTCCGTGTCGTGCAGGTTCATCCGCTCCTTGATGGTGCGGGCCATGCGCGTCAGGGCCACGCTGAACTGGTTGGCCAGCTGCTCGCCCACCGTGCGCACCCGGCGGTTGCCCAGGTGGTCGATGTCGTCCGTCATCCGCTTGCCTTCCCGCAGCTCCAGCACGTAGGTGATGATGCAGGTCAGGTCTTCGATGGTCAGGATGCAGACGTGGCGCGGGATGTCCAGGTTGAGCTTGGCGTTCATCCGGTAGCGGCCCACGGCGCCCAGGTCGTAGCGGCGCTCGTCGAAGAAGAGCTTCTCCAGCAGGCCCTTGGCCGTGTCCAGGTCCGGCGCCTCGCTGCCGCGCAGTTCGCGGTAGATCTCCATCAGCGCGTCTTCCTGGCTGCGGCAGGAATCCTTGCCCAGCGTGTTGCGCATGATGTCGAAGCCGGTGGAATGCTCTTCGCTGTCGCGCAGCAGCAGGATGGACTTGACGCCGCGGTCCTTGAGCAGCGCCAGGTTCTCCTCGCTCAGGATGGTGCCGCGCTCCACCACGATCTCGCCCGTGGACTCGTCCACCACGTCGTCGATGATCTGACGTTTGACGAAGCGCGAGACGGTCTTGGAGGAGAGGGCCACCTCTTCGGAGTAGCCGAAGAGATTGAAGATCTGGGCGTTGGAGGCATAGCCCATGGCCCGCAGCAGCGTGGTCACGGGGAATTTCTTGCGCCGGTCGATGTAGACGTAGAGCACGTCGTTGATGTCGGTAGTGAACTCCACCCACGAGCCGCGGAAGGGGATGATCCGCGCGGCGTAGAGCGGCGTGCCGTTCTGGTGCTGGGTCACGCCGAAGAACACGCCCGGGCTGCGGTGCAGCTGGCTGACGATGACGCGCTCAGACCCGTTGATGATGAAGGTGCCCGTGTCGGTCATCATGGGCAGGTTGCCCAGGTAGACCTCCTGCTCGATGGTCTCGCCGAAGCCGTCCTCGGTGGCGGTCTTGCGGGACAGGCGCAGCAGGGCTTTCAGCGGGGCGGCGAAGGTGACGCCACGCTCTTTGCACTCCTCCACTGTGTACTTCGGGGGCTCAATGGCATAGTGGCTGAACTCCAGGATGTGCTCCTCCCGATTGTCGATAATCGGGAAAACGTTCAGGAACACGGAATTCAACCCGACGCGCTCCCGTTCCTCGGGACGCACGCCCAGTTGGATGAAGCGCCGGAACGAAGCCAGCTGGATGTCCAGCAGGTCCGGCAGTTCCACCAGCTTGGGGATCCTGGAAAACGTGTGGCGCTGGATGTGATTCTTGGCCTTCAACAGAGACCTCCTCCACCAGGGGCAGCATGTTCAACCCCAGACAGGCAAGCCCGCACGGTGGGCGGGTTGTGTGGGGCGCGGTGTCGGATGCCCGGGATGGGACCGAACAGGGGGAAGGGGCTGCTGAGCTTTGAAATGAAGCGGCTCAACCGGCCTCCTGCCTTTCCTGTTGACTTCCCTGGGCGTACGGGGACCCAATGGTCCGAAAAACAAGGGGAAGCCACACCCCCGGTCGGGGGTGTGGCGGGATGGGCATGAACCGTCGAGATTACTTGATCTCGAGCGTGGCGCCCTCGGCCTCGAGCTTCTCTTTGATCTCGTTGGCCTCGGCCTCGGACACCTTCTCCTTGACCGCCCTGGGCAGGTTGTCGACGAAGTCCTTGGACTCCTTCAGACCCAGGCCGATGATGTCCTTGATGACCTTGATGACGCTGATCTTCTTCTGACCCGCGCTGGTCATGATCACGTCAAACTCGGTCTGGACTTTCTCTTCCACGGGACCGTCGCTGCCGCCGGACATCATGGCCACAGGGGCCGCCGCGGACACGTTGAACTCGGTCTCAATCGCCTTGACGAGCTCGGACAGCTCCAGCACGGTCATTTCCTTGACCTGCTCGATGAAGGCAGCCTTGTCGAACGCCATGGGTATCTCCTTTGTCGCTTTGTCTGTTCCGAAGGCGACCGGGCCTAGGCCTCGGCGCCGCCTTCCGCTTCCTCACCGGCGGCCTCAGGCGAGGCGTCCGGGGCTGTCTCTTCAACCGGGGCGGCCACCGGCGCCGGCTCGGCCGTGGCAGCCGGAGCGCTGACCTGGGTCAGGGCGGCGCCCGGTGTGGCGGTGCCCGCTTCCGTGGTCTTGTCCGCCACCGCGTTCAGGGCGCGGGCGAAGCTGGCGATGATGCTGTTCAGCACACCGGCCAACATGCCCAGGGCTTCCTGACGCGTCGGCATGGAGGCCAGGGTTCCCAGGAACTCGCCACCGTGCACGCTGTCCTCGAACCCGATGGCCTTGACCACCGGCCGCTCCTTGTGGTAGGCGGCAAAGCGCTTGAGCACCTTGGCCACCACGGGAGCCTCACCGTAGGCCAGGGTCAACGAGCACGGACCGTGGAGATCCTTGCCAGCGTTGGCCCAGGGCGTGTCCGCCAGGGACAGACGGATGAGGTTGTTCTTGACGATCTGGATTTCGGCGTCGGCCTTGCGCAGCTCGTTGCGAAGCTCCGTCAAGGTGGTCACGTTCATGTGGGAATAGTCCGCCACATAGACCGCCTTGGCCCTCTTCAGCCGGGAGCCCAGCTCCTGGACAACGGCTTCTTTCTTCGGGGTAGGCATCGGGAACTCCTATTTCACGCGGTCAAGGACTTCGGCCTTGTCCAACTTGATGCCCGGACCCATGGTGCTGGCGACGCTGATGCTCTTGACGTAGTTGCCCTTGGCGCCCGAAGGTTTGAGCTTCAGCACCGTGCGGACGAATTCCTCCACGTTCTCGACCAGCTTTTCAGCTTCGAAGGAGGCTTTCCCCACGCCGACGTGGAG
This window contains:
- the rplL gene encoding 50S ribosomal protein L7/L12; the encoded protein is MAFDKAAFIEQVKEMTVLELSELVKAIETEFNVSAAAPVAMMSGGSDGPVEEKVQTEFDVIMTSAGQKKISVIKVIKDIIGLGLKESKDFVDNLPRAVKEKVSEAEANEIKEKLEAEGATLEIK
- the rplJ gene encoding 50S ribosomal protein L10 produces the protein MPTPKKEAVVQELGSRLKRAKAVYVADYSHMNVTTLTELRNELRKADAEIQIVKNNLIRLSLADTPWANAGKDLHGPCSLTLAYGEAPVVAKVLKRFAAYHKERPVVKAIGFEDSVHGGEFLGTLASMPTRQEALGMLAGVLNSIIASFARALNAVADKTTEAGTATPGAALTQVSAPAATAEPAPVAAPVEETAPDASPEAAGEEAEGGAEA